One genomic window of Deltaproteobacteria bacterium HGW-Deltaproteobacteria-6 includes the following:
- a CDS encoding adenylate/guanylate cyclase domain-containing protein — MSLKKMQLLLDISRKVSTLETLDEILAELIKITTSELGADRGTIFLNDPETGELYSRVAQGNIQREIRVLNNSGIAGAVFHSGKSLIINDAYSDKRFNQSVDEKTGYITKSILCVPIRAAKNEIIGAAQVLNKKEGHFTEDDVMLLEAIATQAAIALQSTIFTERMKKFRTKEMEFFDVVAEATSEINLGVLLRKVMSEAMRMMDAERSTLFLNDEKTNELYSRIGEGLGTIEIRFPNNVGIAGTVFQSGEAINIPHAYADLRFNPSFDKKTGFFTRSILCTPVTNKSGKIIGVTQVLNKMGGPFTKEDEMRLKAFTAQVAIALENAKLFDDVQNMKNYNEGMLESMSNGVITLNEEGKIITCNTAGMRIMKVSPSEILNRRAEEFFSGVNAWLLEKTEKVGKTQEQDVIVDADLMFGGSKLSVNLTILPLLSVTKKKLGTMIVIEDISSEKRMKSTMSRYIDPALTDQIMDCTEDFMGGKNITATILFSDIRGFTTLTEELGAQGTVALLNEYFTLMVDCIQKQGGILDKFIGDAIMAAFGIPLSHDDDEDRAVRAAINMVTALHEWNKVRIGDGKKPVRIGIGLNTDSIVSGNIGSPKRTDYTVIGDGVNLASRLESACKQYHASILISDNTYRRLKGTYRVRKVDRVVVKGKTEPVSIYEVLDHHTEETFPNLMDVINNFSHGLICYQKGQWNKAIEAFQSTLSLNSNDKLCSMYIDRCEVMKNNPPTGEWDGVWVMTSK, encoded by the coding sequence TGGGCGCAGACCGGGGAACAATTTTTCTGAATGATCCGGAAACGGGAGAATTATATTCCCGGGTTGCACAGGGAAATATTCAACGGGAAATCAGAGTACTGAACAACAGCGGCATCGCGGGAGCCGTTTTTCATTCCGGAAAAAGCCTGATTATCAACGATGCATACAGTGATAAACGATTTAACCAATCCGTGGATGAAAAGACAGGCTATATTACAAAATCAATTCTCTGTGTTCCCATCAGAGCCGCCAAAAATGAAATTATCGGGGCTGCCCAGGTCTTAAACAAGAAAGAAGGTCATTTCACGGAAGATGACGTGATGCTCCTCGAAGCGATAGCCACGCAGGCGGCCATTGCCCTCCAAAGCACCATATTCACGGAGCGAATGAAAAAATTCCGCACGAAAGAGATGGAATTTTTCGACGTGGTCGCCGAAGCAACTTCGGAAATCAACCTGGGCGTTCTCCTTCGCAAGGTCATGTCCGAGGCAATGCGGATGATGGATGCCGAACGTTCCACCCTGTTTCTTAATGATGAAAAAACAAATGAACTATATTCAAGGATTGGCGAAGGCTTAGGAACCATAGAAATTCGCTTTCCTAATAACGTAGGCATTGCCGGAACGGTTTTTCAATCCGGTGAAGCCATTAATATCCCCCATGCCTATGCCGACCTGAGATTCAACCCGTCTTTCGACAAGAAAACGGGGTTTTTCACCCGTTCCATCCTCTGTACTCCCGTCACCAATAAATCCGGCAAGATTATCGGCGTTACACAGGTTTTGAATAAAATGGGCGGTCCCTTTACTAAAGAGGATGAGATGCGTCTGAAAGCTTTTACCGCTCAGGTTGCCATTGCCCTGGAAAATGCCAAGCTCTTTGATGATGTGCAAAACATGAAGAATTACAATGAAGGCATGCTGGAAAGCATGTCCAACGGCGTGATCACCTTAAATGAGGAAGGGAAAATCATCACGTGCAATACGGCCGGCATGAGAATCATGAAGGTGTCTCCATCGGAAATACTCAACCGCAGGGCTGAAGAATTTTTCAGCGGCGTCAATGCCTGGCTGCTGGAAAAAACCGAGAAAGTCGGCAAGACGCAGGAACAGGATGTCATTGTGGATGCCGACCTGATGTTCGGAGGGTCAAAACTTTCCGTCAACCTGACAATTCTTCCGCTCCTCAGCGTCACGAAAAAGAAACTTGGAACGATGATTGTCATTGAAGACATTTCGAGTGAGAAACGCATGAAGTCGACTATGTCCAGGTATATCGACCCGGCCCTCACCGATCAGATCATGGATTGCACGGAGGACTTCATGGGAGGTAAGAACATAACAGCCACCATTCTGTTTTCCGATATCCGCGGTTTTACCACATTGACTGAAGAACTGGGCGCGCAGGGCACCGTCGCCCTCCTCAATGAATATTTTACATTGATGGTGGACTGCATCCAGAAACAGGGCGGTATTCTGGATAAGTTTATTGGCGATGCGATAATGGCCGCCTTTGGCATACCCTTGTCGCATGACGACGACGAGGACCGCGCGGTCCGTGCCGCAATTAACATGGTAACGGCTCTCCACGAGTGGAATAAGGTGCGGATCGGCGACGGCAAAAAGCCTGTGCGGATAGGAATAGGTTTAAATACCGACTCAATTGTTTCCGGAAACATCGGTTCCCCCAAGCGTACGGATTATACGGTCATCGGCGATGGCGTCAATCTGGCTTCGCGCCTGGAGTCCGCCTGCAAGCAATATCATGCTTCTATTCTGATTTCCGACAATACTTACCGCAGGCTCAAAGGCACGTACCGCGTCCGGAAGGTCGACCGGGTGGTGGTCAAAGGTAAAACGGAGCCGGTGAGTATTTACGAAGTGCTTGACCACCACACGGAAGAAACTTTCCCCAACCTCATGGATGTGATCAATAATTTCTCGCATGGCCTGATTTGTTATCAAAAAGGGCAATGGAACAAGGCTATCGAGGCATTCCAGAGCACATTGTCTTTAAACAGCAATGACAAACTCTGCTCCATGTATATAGACAGATGCGAGGTTATGAAAAATAATCCACCGACCGGTGAATGGGACGGTGTTTGGGTCATGACATCGAAATAA
- a CDS encoding flagellar motor protein MotB produces the protein MQRKMPFRKNVQESDDWQMTFGDMVTQLFCFFILIAAVSSVDVEQYKEVADSMKKAMGVQQSVAQAKEKDLQTIWQELEKIVVADQNIASFETRANAVALGLKEGVLFPLGTADLNESSYAILKKIAGSLTNIKYRITIEGHTDNLPIQSLQFPSNWELSSARAGAVARLFIANGIPKEKVQIIGYADNKPLMPNTDSQGQSIPGNQAQNRRVVILVHQ, from the coding sequence ATGCAAAGAAAAATGCCTTTTCGGAAGAACGTTCAGGAAAGCGACGATTGGCAGATGACCTTTGGCGATATGGTCACGCAGCTTTTCTGTTTTTTTATTCTGATTGCCGCCGTGTCCAGTGTCGATGTTGAACAATACAAAGAAGTGGCGGACTCCATGAAAAAAGCCATGGGAGTCCAGCAAAGCGTTGCTCAGGCGAAAGAGAAGGACCTTCAGACCATTTGGCAGGAGTTGGAGAAAATTGTCGTTGCCGATCAGAACATTGCATCCTTTGAAACAAGGGCCAATGCCGTTGCGCTGGGGCTCAAGGAAGGGGTTCTTTTTCCGTTGGGGACGGCTGACCTCAATGAAAGCTCCTATGCGATCCTGAAGAAAATTGCCGGATCCCTGACAAATATCAAATATCGCATCACCATTGAGGGACACACCGATAATTTGCCCATCCAGTCGCTGCAGTTTCCGTCAAACTGGGAGTTGTCATCCGCACGCGCGGGTGCTGTCGCCCGTCTGTTCATTGCCAATGGGATTCCAAAAGAAAAGGTGCAGATCATCGGGTATGCCGACAATAAACCGCTTATGCCTAATACGGATTCGCAGGGACAATCCATTCCGGGAAATCAGGCCCAGAACAGACGTGTCGTCATTCTGGTCCATCAATGA
- a CDS encoding chemotaxis protein MotA — MNIATVLGILFGIGILTFATYHATTSVTVFLNLPGIAIVLGGTIAATFICYPMKEVMRVFSVFFSALKREELPIGNYIHELVYLANEFALKGKIHIEKQLTGIENIFLQDAMQMLIDGYSREEIREILDTRIEQTYDQEMSSAGIFRTMAKLSPAFGLIGTLIGLISMMQTMSVNIKLVGPAMAVALTATLYGILLAYMLFLPIAVKVEKRIEERIILMSVIRDGVLFMKDKTPAPIVMDKLKAYLPPRRWASIKKRK, encoded by the coding sequence ATGAATATTGCGACTGTCCTGGGCATCTTGTTCGGTATCGGAATCCTGACATTTGCGACCTACCATGCGACAACCAGCGTAACGGTTTTCCTGAATTTACCCGGCATTGCGATTGTTCTGGGCGGCACCATTGCGGCAACCTTCATCTGCTATCCAATGAAGGAGGTCATGAGGGTGTTCAGTGTCTTTTTCAGCGCACTGAAACGGGAAGAACTTCCGATCGGCAATTATATTCATGAACTGGTCTATCTGGCCAACGAGTTTGCCTTAAAAGGGAAGATTCATATCGAGAAACAATTGACCGGGATTGAGAATATCTTTCTGCAGGATGCGATGCAGATGCTCATCGACGGATATTCCCGCGAGGAAATTCGCGAAATTCTCGATACGCGGATTGAGCAGACCTACGATCAGGAAATGTCTTCGGCAGGCATCTTCCGCACCATGGCAAAGCTTTCTCCCGCTTTCGGTCTGATTGGAACGCTTATCGGATTGATCAGCATGATGCAGACCATGAGCGTAAACATCAAACTGGTCGGGCCGGCCATGGCCGTGGCCCTGACCGCAACATTATACGGGATTCTGTTGGCGTATATGTTGTTTCTGCCGATTGCCGTAAAGGTTGAAAAAAGAATCGAAGAGCGCATTATTCTGATGTCTGTGATCAGAGACGGCGTCCTGTTCATGAAAGACAAAACCCCGGCGCCCATCGTCATGGACAAACTCAAAGCCTATCTTCCCCCCCGACGGTGGGCCTCCATTAAGAAGCGTAAATAA
- the dprA gene encoding DNA-protecting protein DprA yields MNEHIKYWIALRSINGIGNASVQSLLDRFLSPAAVFSASIQALSAIPGISKENAAAIVSFNDWDKILRQMDALDKTGVKIITCLDDFYPINLLNIYDRPVFLYVLGNLEKDDIPVAIVGSRRASAYGRYTTDRISRELALKGITIVSGMARGIDSCAHRGALAAKGRTIAVLGSGLDVIYPPENKNLFTDIAQNGAVVSEFPPGTQPLPYHFPARNRIISGLSYGVVVVEAGEKSGSLITARLAMEQGREVFAIPGTIDSASSRGTNSLIKQGAKLIDSIDDILEDILPQIERSSLQIKPQKQQIVPACIPRANAERNADSLSLIDQTILKTLSREKTHADDIISGTGLPPADVSSALIMLELRGIILQHTGQYYSLKQ; encoded by the coding sequence ATGAATGAACATATCAAATACTGGATAGCGTTAAGGTCTATTAACGGAATCGGGAATGCATCAGTTCAATCGCTGCTGGATCGTTTCCTGTCTCCCGCCGCCGTTTTTTCGGCATCCATTCAGGCTCTTTCAGCTATCCCGGGAATAAGTAAAGAGAACGCGGCAGCCATTGTTTCGTTCAATGACTGGGATAAAATCCTTCGACAAATGGATGCGCTTGATAAAACGGGTGTCAAAATAATCACCTGTCTTGATGATTTCTATCCGATAAATCTGCTTAATATTTATGATCGCCCCGTCTTTCTTTATGTTCTGGGCAATCTTGAAAAAGATGATATTCCTGTTGCTATCGTCGGCTCCCGTCGTGCCAGCGCCTATGGCAGATACACAACGGATCGGATCAGCAGAGAGCTTGCACTCAAGGGGATTACCATTGTCAGCGGCATGGCCAGAGGCATCGACTCCTGCGCTCATCGCGGCGCACTAGCCGCCAAGGGACGCACAATTGCCGTTCTGGGCAGCGGTCTGGATGTCATTTATCCTCCCGAAAACAAAAATTTATTTACTGATATTGCTCAAAACGGCGCAGTAGTTTCGGAATTTCCGCCGGGAACTCAACCCCTTCCCTATCATTTCCCGGCGCGCAATCGCATCATTAGTGGTTTGTCCTATGGCGTCGTGGTTGTTGAAGCAGGAGAAAAAAGCGGTTCGTTGATTACCGCCAGATTAGCGATGGAACAAGGGCGCGAAGTTTTCGCGATTCCCGGCACGATTGATTCCGCTTCTTCGCGCGGCACGAACAGTCTGATTAAACAAGGGGCGAAACTCATCGATAGCATTGATGACATTCTGGAAGATATCCTTCCGCAGATCGAACGATCATCCCTGCAGATAAAACCGCAAAAGCAACAGATAGTACCCGCTTGTATTCCTCGCGCAAACGCCGAAAGAAACGCAGATTCTCTCAGCCTCATTGATCAGACCATTCTGAAAACGCTGTCCCGGGAAAAGACACATGCCGACGATATTATTTCCGGCACAGGGCTTCCCCCCGCTGATGTATCAAGCGCGCTTATTATGTTGGAATTAAGAGGGATTATCTTACAGCACACGGGTCAATACTATTCGTTGAAGCAATAA
- a CDS encoding type I DNA topoisomerase produces the protein MANSLIVVESPTKVKTIKKFMGKDFNVVASMGHIKDLPKSTLGIDLTKDFEPTYNVIDAKKKTIDELKKAAKTAENIYLAPDPDREGEAIAWHISDIIGAKKNKNIYRVLFNDLTKKTVIDAISHPLQLDFDKYEAQQTRRILDRLVGYQISPVLWDKVKRGLSAGRVQSVAVRIICDREDEIDKFVPEEYWNLVAQFEGSHPPPFDAKLLKIDGKKAKVVNGEQANQLAADIQKASFIVEKLDKKELKRSALPPFTTSKLQQEASRWLRFSAKKTMSVAQKLYEGIELGKEGSVGLITYMRTDSYRIADEALAAVRDYIKDNYSSDYLPPKPHVYKNTQKAQDAHEAIRPSSMAYKPQDIKEYLSAEQFKLYQLIWNRFVASQMNPAIFDQTTIDISGANCIFRAQGQVLKFPGFTIVYTEGKDEKEEENGTDKLLPDVKEKEKINLIKLDTQQKFTQPPPRFSEASLVRELEEKGIGRPSTYATILSTIQDREYVRLEKGKFFPTELGKVVTELLVKSFPTVLDLAFTADMENKLDAIESGTDKRVKTLQDFYKLFSGELDKAKSEMRNVKREETPTDLVCEKCSSPMVIKWGKNGRFLCCSKYPECKNTMNFTHDENGKVKHVAAQTTDIKCNKCGKSMTVKEGRFGQFLACSGYPDCKNTMNAARNENGEIVAQEAPSTEEVCELCSKPMAVKRGRYGQFLGCTGYPECKNIKKMSKDGKVTPQEAVLSDEVCEHCGKPMAIKRGRYGQFLGCTGYPECKNIKKIPKNKSTE, from the coding sequence ATGGCTAATTCATTAATCGTTGTGGAATCTCCAACAAAAGTTAAAACGATAAAAAAATTCATGGGCAAGGATTTTAATGTGGTCGCTTCAATGGGACACATCAAAGACCTGCCGAAAAGCACCCTGGGCATCGATCTGACCAAAGACTTCGAGCCCACCTATAATGTTATTGACGCCAAAAAGAAAACAATTGATGAACTGAAAAAAGCGGCCAAAACTGCTGAAAACATCTACCTGGCCCCCGACCCAGACCGTGAAGGGGAAGCCATCGCCTGGCATATTTCCGATATCATCGGCGCGAAAAAAAATAAAAATATCTATCGGGTGCTTTTCAACGATCTCACAAAAAAAACCGTAATCGATGCAATCAGCCATCCGCTGCAACTGGACTTTGATAAGTACGAGGCGCAGCAGACGCGCCGCATTCTGGACCGTCTCGTTGGCTATCAGATCAGCCCCGTTCTCTGGGACAAGGTGAAACGGGGATTGAGCGCAGGCCGCGTTCAGTCCGTCGCGGTTCGCATCATCTGCGACCGTGAAGATGAAATTGATAAATTTGTGCCTGAAGAATACTGGAATCTCGTAGCCCAGTTTGAAGGCAGCCATCCGCCTCCCTTCGATGCCAAGCTTCTTAAGATTGATGGTAAAAAAGCTAAAGTAGTAAATGGTGAGCAAGCCAATCAATTGGCCGCTGACATTCAGAAGGCTTCTTTCATTGTCGAGAAGCTGGATAAAAAAGAACTTAAACGCTCGGCCCTGCCCCCATTCACCACCAGTAAATTGCAGCAGGAAGCCTCCCGCTGGCTGAGATTTTCGGCCAAAAAAACCATGAGCGTCGCTCAGAAACTTTATGAAGGCATCGAATTGGGAAAAGAAGGTTCCGTAGGTCTGATCACCTATATGCGAACGGACTCCTACCGGATCGCCGATGAAGCTCTTGCCGCCGTGCGGGACTACATCAAGGATAATTATTCATCGGATTACCTGCCGCCCAAACCTCATGTTTACAAAAACACCCAAAAGGCGCAGGACGCGCATGAAGCCATTCGTCCGTCAAGCATGGCCTATAAGCCGCAGGATATTAAAGAATATCTCTCCGCCGAGCAATTCAAGCTCTATCAGCTTATCTGGAACCGTTTTGTGGCAAGCCAGATGAATCCGGCAATCTTTGATCAGACCACCATTGACATTTCCGGCGCCAACTGCATTTTCCGCGCTCAGGGACAAGTCCTGAAGTTCCCCGGATTCACGATCGTCTATACCGAAGGCAAGGATGAAAAAGAGGAAGAAAACGGCACGGACAAACTTTTGCCTGATGTTAAAGAAAAAGAAAAGATCAACCTGATCAAACTCGACACGCAGCAGAAATTCACCCAGCCTCCGCCTCGTTTTTCAGAAGCATCGCTGGTGCGCGAGCTGGAGGAAAAAGGCATCGGCCGTCCCAGCACATACGCCACGATTCTTTCGACGATCCAGGACCGCGAATATGTGCGTCTGGAAAAGGGCAAATTCTTCCCGACGGAACTGGGCAAGGTCGTCACCGAGCTTTTGGTCAAAAGTTTCCCCACCGTTTTAGACCTGGCATTTACGGCCGATATGGAAAACAAACTCGATGCTATTGAAAGCGGCACCGACAAACGAGTCAAGACGCTCCAGGATTTCTATAAGCTTTTTTCTGGAGAATTGGATAAAGCAAAAAGCGAAATGCGCAACGTCAAGCGGGAAGAAACACCGACCGATCTGGTTTGCGAAAAATGCAGTTCACCGATGGTGATCAAATGGGGTAAGAACGGTCGTTTCCTGTGCTGTTCCAAGTACCCGGAATGCAAAAATACCATGAATTTCACTCATGACGAAAATGGCAAGGTAAAGCACGTGGCGGCTCAAACAACCGATATCAAATGTAATAAATGCGGCAAAAGCATGACCGTCAAAGAAGGGCGTTTCGGACAGTTTCTGGCTTGTTCCGGCTATCCGGACTGCAAGAACACCATGAACGCAGCCAGGAATGAAAACGGCGAAATCGTTGCACAGGAAGCGCCCTCAACCGAAGAAGTCTGCGAATTGTGCAGCAAACCGATGGCTGTTAAGCGCGGCCGCTACGGCCAGTTCCTCGGATGTACGGGTTACCCTGAATGCAAGAATATCAAAAAAATGAGCAAAGACGGTAAGGTCACGCCCCAGGAAGCAGTTCTTTCGGATGAAGTCTGTGAGCATTGCGGCAAGCCAATGGCGATCAAAAGGGGCCGCTACGGCCAGTTTCTGGGCTGCACGGGTTATCCTGAATGCAAGAATATCAAGAAAATACCAAAAAATAAATCAACTGAATGA
- a CDS encoding methylenetetrahydrofolate--tRNA-(uracil(54)-C(5))-methyltransferase (FADH(2)-oxidizing) TrmFO, whose translation MKSAQINIIGGGLAGCEAAWQLLRRGHAVHLFEMKPQKYSPAHKMKHLAELVCSNSLKSNDPNSAPGLLKEEMRRLNSLILSVADQTAVAAGSALAVDRAEFSLKVEESLLQQNNFELSRAEITRIPAEALTIIATGPLTSDLLAQSIHQILGGSYLYFYDAIAPIVDAGSINMEKVYWASRYDKGTPDYLNCPLSEEEYKRFRQELLAGEKVAAKSFEDVKHFEGCLPIEVMAARGEDTLAFGPMKPVGLINPHTGTRPYAVVQLRRENASGTLFNLVGFQTKLTWSSQERIFRMIPGLENAQFARMGSIHRNTYIHSPSLLQPTLQLKHHPDIFFAGQITGVEGYMESTAMGLMAGLSAASYLEGKSFQPPPAETAIGALLSYITSPESADNFQPMNINFGILSPLAARKMKKREKHILYSKRALDILSDWMQNKVFR comes from the coding sequence ATGAAGTCTGCTCAAATCAATATTATCGGCGGCGGACTCGCAGGCTGTGAAGCGGCTTGGCAGCTTCTAAGGCGCGGGCATGCTGTTCATCTCTTTGAAATGAAGCCGCAGAAATATTCTCCCGCACATAAGATGAAACATCTTGCTGAACTGGTTTGCAGCAACTCTCTTAAATCCAATGATCCCAACAGCGCTCCCGGTTTGCTCAAAGAAGAAATGCGCAGGCTCAACTCTCTGATATTGTCTGTGGCCGATCAAACAGCCGTTGCCGCAGGCTCCGCGCTGGCCGTGGATCGCGCGGAATTTTCCCTCAAGGTGGAAGAAAGTTTATTACAGCAGAATAATTTTGAGCTGAGCCGGGCTGAAATAACCCGGATCCCTGCTGAAGCATTAACCATCATCGCCACAGGACCTCTGACTTCCGACCTGCTGGCTCAATCAATTCATCAAATACTTGGCGGTTCCTATCTTTATTTTTATGACGCTATTGCACCCATTGTAGATGCCGGTTCCATCAACATGGAAAAAGTTTACTGGGCATCGCGTTACGACAAAGGCACACCGGACTATCTCAACTGTCCTCTTTCCGAGGAGGAATATAAACGTTTTCGGCAGGAACTGCTGGCCGGAGAAAAAGTTGCCGCAAAATCCTTCGAAGACGTCAAGCACTTTGAAGGTTGCCTGCCTATTGAAGTCATGGCTGCGCGCGGGGAGGATACGCTGGCTTTCGGTCCGATGAAGCCGGTGGGATTAATCAATCCGCACACGGGAACCCGGCCTTACGCCGTGGTTCAATTACGCCGAGAAAATGCCTCCGGAACACTTTTCAATCTGGTTGGATTTCAGACCAAGCTTACCTGGTCTTCACAGGAACGCATCTTCCGTATGATCCCCGGACTGGAAAATGCGCAATTTGCCCGCATGGGCAGTATTCATCGTAACACTTACATTCACTCCCCCTCCCTGCTGCAACCCACATTACAACTCAAGCATCATCCGGATATTTTCTTCGCCGGGCAGATTACCGGTGTGGAAGGTTATATGGAATCGACAGCCATGGGACTTATGGCAGGATTGAGCGCAGCATCTTACCTTGAAGGAAAATCGTTTCAGCCCCCTCCGGCGGAAACAGCAATCGGCGCGCTGCTGAGTTATATTACTTCTCCGGAATCAGCGGATAATTTCCAGCCCATGAATATCAATTTCGGCATTCTCAGTCCTCTTGCGGCAAGAAAAATGAAAAAGAGGGAAAAACATATTTTATATTCGAAGCGAGCTTTGGATATTTTAAGTGATTGGATGCAGAATAAGGTATTTCGTTGA
- a CDS encoding lytic transglycosylase — translation MVISRDVAALSKLLNQQGNGKTNSTPSADKSVSKFNNYLSELIGNKDNISLDSSAMTTLSKDQLILFTKALQIQMNARLYNTVFNNSLESNALASKVMQDYGARISHHRSDTSKNNQQTPKNNLSGHDPHINQIVDQAAQKFDVDADLIRSVIKTESNFNASATSPRGAMGLMQLMPETARELGVQNAYDPRENVMGGTRYLKMLLTRYDGQVDLALAAYNWGMGNVEKKPDKLPAETIGYIEKVNSYYKSAKA, via the coding sequence ATGGTTATATCGCGCGATGTTGCCGCTTTATCAAAATTATTGAATCAGCAAGGCAACGGAAAAACAAATTCTACGCCTTCGGCAGACAAAAGTGTCAGTAAATTCAATAATTATCTAAGTGAGTTAATAGGAAATAAAGACAATATATCCCTTGATTCATCTGCAATGACCACGTTAAGTAAAGACCAACTGATACTTTTTACCAAGGCCCTGCAAATCCAGATGAATGCACGTTTGTACAATACCGTATTCAATAATTCGCTGGAATCAAATGCTCTGGCTTCCAAAGTTATGCAGGATTACGGGGCCAGAATTTCTCATCATCGTTCCGATACGTCAAAAAATAATCAGCAAACGCCAAAAAATAATCTTTCCGGTCATGATCCGCATATTAACCAAATTGTTGATCAGGCGGCCCAAAAATTCGATGTTGATGCCGATTTGATTCGTTCCGTCATTAAAACAGAAAGTAACTTTAATGCTTCCGCTACGTCGCCTCGCGGTGCGATGGGTTTGATGCAGCTTATGCCCGAGACAGCCAGAGAACTGGGCGTACAAAACGCTTACGATCCCCGGGAAAATGTTATGGGCGGCACCCGTTATTTGAAAATGCTTCTGACCCGATATGATGGACAGGTCGATCTGGCATTGGCGGCTTATAACTGGGGTATGGGAAACGTAGAGAAGAAACCGGACAAACTGCCTGCGGAAACAATTGGTTACATCGAAAAGGTCAACTCTTATTATAAAAGTGCAAAAGCTTGA
- the csrA gene encoding carbon storage regulator: MLILTRKQGESITIGDDIKVTILDVKGKYVRVGVEAPRELPVHRQEMHETDQNSKDSK, encoded by the coding sequence ATGCTGATTTTAACGAGAAAACAAGGCGAGTCAATTACTATTGGCGATGATATAAAAGTAACCATTTTGGATGTGAAAGGGAAATATGTCCGTGTCGGAGTGGAAGCGCCCCGAGAGCTGCCGGTGCATCGGCAGGAAATGCACGAAACTGATCAAAATAGTAAAGATAGTAAATAA